Proteins from a single region of Stappia sp. ES.058:
- a CDS encoding Ada metal-binding domain-containing protein yields the protein MTKNDLRWQSIQTCDTQAAGTFVYGNMADDLYHSPLCRNRPTDRDDVQFFDTPDEARKHGFKACNACSPDHAAWLVGASRWM from the coding sequence ATGACCAAGAATGACCTACGTTGGCAGTCTATCCAGACTTGCGATACGCAGGCTGCCGGAACATTTGTTTATGGAAACATGGCCGATGATCTCTACCATTCCCCACTTTGCCGCAACCGCCCGACTGACCGGGACGATGTCCAGTTTTTCGATACGCCGGATGAGGCTCGAAAGCACGGCTTCAAAGCCTGCAACGCATGTTCCCCCGATCATGCTGCTTGGCTCGTCGGCGCAAGTCGCTGGATGTAA